A section of the Myxococcus virescens genome encodes:
- a CDS encoding thrombospondin type 3 repeat-containing protein, which translates to MRALTRSVWLIPVLLLSCSDAGLYALNGRGPGGKDRASFAGTVCVPLAGGEAFPTKVIFALQGGEGVEREVVGYATDALSTLSSRFSGPFVQFGLVAYHTVATGLLGRFSDASDFQAALPRYATYQESGPVSVRAALRLAKTLLSGDMQTSCRGEVARTRYVIVVVVRSQDTSCANPAFNVGLDSRCSALGNTSACSQCELTAVTGEIKALASQFSAGEVVVQPIYVRGETPDPVTRQHVAAIANAGGTEPLETDAAGLSGTLTNIQYAARTNTLKLKRFFAYNRNVVVRAGQVLVDSDGDGLPDEDEALMGTDPGRQDTDQDGLMDGVEVRMGLDPLQPDVINGCNVSLDEDGDRLNTCEERVLGTNACIGDTDGDALPDLVEALVMTNPLIPEDLLDTDRDGITNVSEVEAHGDPLSADLDFHRERGYGYELVETTPTADGRSCYQVRVENVTVVPTRERPHPFIPGEVIKAGTNEVYLYLQAGRDNDPRGAGIGSLLIQEIQYSEEGGRLPAGIIPLEPDTFIPGT; encoded by the coding sequence ATGCGCGCCCTCACGCGGTCCGTCTGGCTCATTCCCGTGCTCTTGCTGTCGTGTTCCGACGCGGGCCTCTACGCGCTCAATGGCCGTGGCCCTGGCGGGAAGGACCGCGCCAGCTTCGCCGGCACCGTCTGCGTGCCGCTCGCGGGCGGCGAGGCCTTTCCCACGAAGGTGATTTTCGCGCTCCAGGGCGGCGAAGGCGTCGAGCGGGAGGTGGTGGGTTACGCCACCGATGCGCTGTCCACGCTCTCCAGCCGCTTCTCCGGTCCCTTCGTCCAGTTCGGCCTCGTCGCGTACCACACGGTGGCGACGGGCCTGCTGGGCCGCTTCTCGGATGCGTCCGACTTCCAGGCCGCGCTGCCGCGCTATGCCACCTACCAGGAATCCGGCCCCGTGAGCGTCCGCGCCGCGCTGCGGCTGGCCAAGACGCTGCTGTCGGGCGACATGCAGACGTCCTGCCGCGGGGAGGTCGCCCGCACGCGCTACGTCATCGTCGTCGTGGTGCGCAGCCAGGACACCAGCTGCGCCAACCCGGCCTTCAACGTGGGGCTCGACTCGCGTTGCAGCGCGCTGGGCAACACGTCGGCGTGCAGCCAGTGTGAGCTCACCGCCGTCACCGGCGAAATCAAGGCGCTGGCCTCGCAGTTCAGCGCGGGCGAAGTGGTGGTGCAGCCCATCTACGTGCGCGGTGAGACGCCAGACCCCGTCACCCGCCAGCACGTGGCCGCCATCGCCAACGCTGGCGGCACCGAGCCGCTGGAGACGGACGCGGCGGGCCTGTCGGGCACCCTCACCAACATCCAGTACGCCGCGCGGACCAACACCCTCAAGCTCAAGCGCTTCTTCGCCTACAACCGCAACGTGGTGGTGCGCGCCGGGCAGGTGCTCGTCGACAGCGACGGGGATGGCCTCCCCGACGAGGATGAGGCGTTGATGGGCACCGACCCCGGGCGCCAGGACACGGACCAGGACGGGTTGATGGACGGCGTCGAGGTCCGCATGGGCCTGGACCCGCTCCAGCCGGACGTCATCAACGGCTGCAACGTGTCCCTGGACGAGGACGGCGACCGGCTCAACACCTGCGAGGAGCGCGTGCTGGGCACCAACGCCTGCATCGGTGACACGGATGGGGACGCGCTTCCGGACCTGGTGGAGGCGCTGGTGATGACGAACCCGCTCATCCCCGAGGACCTGCTCGACACGGACCGCGACGGCATCACCAACGTGTCGGAGGTGGAGGCGCACGGAGACCCGCTCAGCGCCGACCTCGACTTCCACCGCGAGCGCGGCTACGGCTACGAGCTGGTGGAGACCACGCCCACCGCGGACGGCCGCAGCTGCTACCAGGTCCGCGTGGAGAACGTCACCGTCGTCCCCACCCGCGAGCGGCCACACCCCTTCATCCCGGGCGAAGTCATCAAGGCGGGCACCAACGAGGTGTACCTCTACCTCCAGGCTGGCCGGGACAATGATCCACGGGGCGCGGGCATCGGCTCGCTCCTCATCCAGGAAATCCAATACAGCGAAGAGGGGGGCCGCCTGCCGGCGGGCATCATCCCCCTGGAGCCCGACACCTTCATCCCGGGGACCTGA
- a CDS encoding MtsA protein, translating to MSRNRRRAVLAVLSVSMVATGVVVHRFRETAAPAPVSAAARPVLSSVGPRLTSNETSQPLSIQGERLVPGLSLSLGPPLSLRLPLTVVDATHAYARLPAGLRLPEDAPQAVVEARLVGADGAEAEGAARLTVVNDAAFTDLTAMVPAPDGRTLFITSPPTDTLFALEVDTGRVSRLATGDGPSALAAWTDSDGRPWLGVAHRYQPELWLYALDALDALDAAPRVLPAPLGAEGLTVDGRAGVAFVAERVGDQVQALSLADGRVRWSAPVDPNPRALARWKDLLAVGSLQTGQLELLRQEDGALVSTVAPGPGVSIVGGNTERFREQVMGGKAPRFLVASERLGHVFMSSLGPNVGPNPQRMEVSANSGVSVVEPSRGGYVRHRGFGAGGTEGLALDDGAGLLYAADVGLGLVRVLDARALVSGDAPARRAVLQEVAVAPPDGTPRIRPPEDFEVRGRAGEELHSGPSALALSPDARTLYVLNRFTRTVAVVDVREAKAGKARVVRQLPVEASRAQAKRRLGQVLYYADLGRTGITCDGCHIEGHTGGIFYEKTQPNRIYRSTTLRGSRDTPPYFTPASHVSLVDTVRFVGARNRFRNPDLSPSEVEALALFNALIVTPPNPHRGEDGAPLETVALPDGRVGRPARGRALFEGKGACATCHPAPLYTLDQDLATRGRYLEVGTPVALPLRLEQQDLVPGAATPSLVGAWDVWPLLTSATMGYGVKDNRLVVETRFALRALLETSGPQHGHASALTPEERDDLLAFLLTL from the coding sequence ATGAGCAGGAATCGCAGGCGTGCGGTGCTGGCGGTGCTGAGCGTGTCGATGGTCGCCACGGGTGTGGTGGTGCATCGGTTCCGTGAAACAGCCGCACCCGCTCCGGTATCCGCCGCAGCGCGGCCTGTGTTGTCGTCCGTGGGGCCTCGGCTCACGAGCAATGAGACATCCCAGCCGCTCTCCATCCAGGGGGAACGGCTGGTGCCGGGGCTGTCGCTGTCGCTGGGCCCTCCGCTGTCGCTGCGCCTGCCGTTGACGGTGGTGGACGCCACGCACGCCTATGCACGGCTGCCCGCGGGGCTCCGGCTGCCAGAGGATGCGCCGCAAGCGGTGGTGGAGGCGCGGCTCGTCGGGGCGGACGGCGCCGAGGCGGAGGGCGCGGCGCGGCTCACGGTGGTGAACGACGCGGCCTTCACCGACCTGACGGCGATGGTGCCCGCGCCAGATGGGCGCACGCTCTTCATCACTTCGCCCCCCACCGACACGCTGTTCGCGCTGGAGGTCGACACCGGGCGCGTGTCGCGGCTGGCCACAGGAGACGGTCCCTCCGCGCTGGCGGCCTGGACGGATTCGGACGGCCGGCCCTGGCTGGGCGTGGCGCACCGGTATCAGCCGGAGCTGTGGCTGTATGCGCTGGACGCGCTGGACGCGCTGGACGCCGCGCCTCGGGTGCTGCCCGCGCCGCTGGGGGCGGAAGGGCTGACCGTGGATGGCCGAGCCGGCGTGGCCTTCGTGGCCGAGCGTGTGGGGGACCAGGTGCAGGCGCTGTCGCTGGCGGACGGGCGCGTACGCTGGTCGGCGCCGGTGGACCCCAACCCTCGGGCGCTGGCGCGGTGGAAGGACCTGCTGGCGGTGGGCAGTCTCCAGACAGGGCAGCTGGAATTGCTGCGGCAGGAGGACGGGGCGCTCGTCTCCACGGTGGCGCCGGGGCCGGGGGTGTCCATCGTCGGAGGCAATACCGAGCGCTTCCGCGAGCAGGTGATGGGCGGCAAGGCGCCGCGCTTCCTGGTGGCGAGCGAGCGGCTGGGGCACGTCTTCATGTCGAGCCTGGGGCCGAACGTGGGGCCCAATCCCCAGCGCATGGAGGTGAGCGCGAACAGCGGTGTGTCCGTGGTGGAGCCCTCGCGGGGCGGCTACGTGCGGCACCGGGGCTTCGGCGCGGGCGGCACGGAGGGGCTGGCGCTGGACGACGGCGCGGGACTCCTCTACGCGGCGGACGTGGGATTGGGGCTCGTGCGGGTGTTGGATGCGCGAGCGCTGGTGTCGGGGGACGCGCCCGCCCGGCGCGCGGTGCTCCAGGAGGTGGCGGTGGCGCCGCCCGACGGTACGCCGCGCATCCGGCCGCCAGAGGACTTCGAGGTCCGGGGCAGGGCGGGCGAGGAGCTCCATTCGGGCCCCAGCGCGCTGGCGCTGTCACCCGACGCGCGCACGCTGTACGTGCTCAACCGGTTCACCCGGACGGTGGCGGTGGTGGACGTGCGCGAGGCTAAGGCGGGCAAGGCGCGGGTGGTGCGTCAGCTTCCGGTGGAGGCGTCTCGCGCGCAGGCCAAACGCCGGCTGGGGCAGGTCCTCTACTACGCGGACCTGGGACGCACGGGCATCACCTGTGACGGCTGCCACATCGAGGGCCACACGGGAGGCATCTTCTACGAGAAGACGCAGCCCAACCGCATCTACCGCTCCACGACGCTGCGAGGCAGCCGCGACACGCCGCCGTACTTCACGCCCGCCAGTCACGTCAGCCTCGTGGACACGGTGCGCTTCGTGGGCGCGCGCAACCGCTTCCGTAACCCGGACCTGTCGCCGTCGGAGGTGGAGGCGCTGGCCCTCTTCAACGCGCTCATCGTCACGCCGCCCAACCCCCATCGCGGCGAGGACGGCGCACCGTTGGAGACGGTGGCGTTGCCGGATGGGAGGGTGGGTCGCCCGGCGCGAGGGCGCGCGCTGTTCGAGGGCAAGGGCGCCTGTGCGACGTGTCACCCGGCGCCCCTCTATACGTTGGACCAGGACCTGGCCACGCGGGGCCGGTACCTCGAGGTGGGCACGCCGGTGGCGCTGCCGCTGAGACTGGAGCAACAGGACCTGGTGCCCGGCGCGGCGACGCCTTCCTTGGTGGGGGCGTGGGATGTGTGGCCCCTGCTGACGAGCGCCACCATGGGCTATGGGGTGAAGGACAACCGGCTCGTGGTGGAGACGCGCTTCGCGCTGCGCGCGCTGCTGGAGACGTCCGGGCCCCAGCACGGCCACGCCAGCGCGCTGACGCCCGAGGAGCGCGATGACCTGCTGGCGTTCCTGCTCACGCTGTAG
- a CDS encoding AgmX/PglI C-terminal domain-containing protein, whose amino-acid sequence MSGQPSVLQVVILRDGLLVGTEVFVPGTYALGSDPSSDLRLDDPSVEPRHALLYFQNGRAAVQDASSSTGLFVNGHRVSACEIRPVDEVLCGPFILKTRVLSQKPQEAKPQPPPEVAALLGAAQAPTPFAAPPQVAAPAAPPPSAAPARQLRPATAVPPVSTATMPAARVPQQVAAVPPVHVATQLAYPTPAQPVPAVAVVPPVAQQAAVHAAGGHAHGLPQAQPAVIPVPGAKQAPAGVPASTVPSARRRAAPEPAPAANTGLQFADELMADLALDPLPEPTGPLLQEQRTLARPTHAPRIAPGKGAAQLYLELYWGAIRRDARRFAPDKKKPVQASLDLEGAMPLWGFTLPEGAPFTLAEPLNNAFRLFVPPGTDVEKSGGDGRFTPVTGAALESDGSRRFLTLREGTAARLTQGQMSLVAYAAPKPARVFVNPLKGLPWLTLTCLGLFASAMAAFLVMKPDQPEVADFQHKSLPPVALRLIAPEPKKKEEVKKKLEALQEKVKKPTKEKVAEKAPPKPAEKTPPPPKQPEKAVAAATPPQNKALKALAKLSAAGPATNDLLAAVDKLGSGPGSKNAKNSNYKLSGLIGKAPIANAGLGTFGLGGGGKGGGATLGAELLRGKGGGGIGALGAGGVGKGKVGGTVTRATARSIASTQGTVDREAVARVINSNLHEVHGCYERALLKDPGLAGKVVLEWTIGANGRVVAAKTKSSTLRNASVESCILSKLKSWTFPSPKGGVVIITYPFLFNSVGY is encoded by the coding sequence TTGAGCGGCCAGCCCAGCGTCTTGCAAGTCGTCATCCTCCGCGACGGTCTCCTCGTGGGCACCGAGGTGTTCGTCCCGGGCACCTATGCGCTCGGCTCGGATCCATCCTCCGACCTGCGCCTGGATGACCCGTCCGTGGAGCCGCGGCACGCGCTGCTCTACTTCCAGAACGGCCGCGCGGCGGTGCAGGACGCGAGCTCCAGCACGGGGCTCTTCGTCAACGGCCACCGCGTCTCCGCCTGTGAAATCCGGCCGGTGGATGAGGTCCTCTGTGGCCCCTTCATCCTGAAGACGCGCGTGCTGTCTCAGAAGCCGCAGGAGGCCAAGCCGCAGCCGCCGCCCGAGGTCGCCGCGCTGCTCGGCGCGGCCCAGGCGCCCACGCCGTTCGCGGCGCCACCGCAGGTCGCCGCGCCCGCGGCCCCGCCGCCCTCCGCCGCGCCCGCGCGGCAGCTCCGTCCGGCCACGGCGGTCCCGCCCGTGTCCACCGCCACCATGCCCGCCGCGCGCGTGCCACAGCAGGTGGCCGCGGTTCCTCCCGTCCACGTGGCGACGCAGCTGGCCTACCCCACGCCCGCGCAGCCCGTGCCCGCGGTGGCCGTGGTTCCGCCCGTGGCGCAGCAGGCCGCCGTCCACGCCGCTGGCGGCCACGCGCATGGACTCCCGCAGGCGCAGCCCGCCGTCATCCCCGTGCCTGGAGCGAAGCAGGCTCCCGCGGGCGTCCCGGCGAGCACCGTCCCCTCGGCCCGCCGCCGGGCCGCGCCGGAGCCGGCCCCCGCGGCCAACACGGGCCTGCAGTTCGCGGACGAGCTGATGGCGGACCTCGCCCTCGATCCGCTCCCGGAGCCCACGGGGCCGCTGTTGCAGGAGCAGCGCACGCTGGCGCGACCCACGCATGCGCCGCGCATCGCGCCCGGCAAGGGCGCAGCACAGCTCTACCTGGAGCTGTACTGGGGCGCCATCCGCCGCGACGCGCGCCGCTTCGCGCCGGACAAGAAGAAGCCGGTGCAGGCCTCGCTGGACCTCGAGGGGGCCATGCCCCTGTGGGGCTTCACGCTGCCGGAGGGCGCGCCCTTCACGCTGGCCGAGCCGCTCAACAACGCCTTCCGCCTCTTCGTGCCGCCGGGCACCGACGTGGAGAAGAGCGGCGGTGACGGCCGCTTCACCCCCGTCACCGGCGCGGCCCTGGAGTCCGACGGCAGCCGCCGCTTCCTCACGCTGCGCGAGGGCACCGCCGCGCGCCTGACGCAGGGACAGATGTCCCTGGTGGCCTACGCAGCGCCCAAGCCCGCGCGCGTCTTCGTCAACCCGCTCAAGGGCCTGCCCTGGCTGACGCTGACGTGCCTGGGCCTCTTCGCCTCCGCCATGGCCGCGTTCCTGGTCATGAAGCCGGACCAGCCGGAGGTGGCGGACTTCCAGCACAAGAGCCTGCCGCCCGTGGCGCTGCGCCTCATCGCGCCCGAGCCGAAGAAGAAGGAAGAAGTGAAGAAGAAGCTGGAGGCCCTCCAGGAGAAGGTGAAGAAGCCCACCAAGGAGAAGGTGGCGGAGAAGGCCCCGCCCAAGCCGGCGGAGAAGACGCCACCGCCGCCGAAGCAGCCCGAGAAAGCGGTGGCCGCCGCCACGCCGCCGCAGAACAAGGCGCTCAAGGCGCTGGCCAAGCTGTCCGCCGCGGGCCCCGCCACCAACGATTTGCTCGCCGCCGTGGACAAGCTCGGCAGTGGCCCCGGCAGCAAGAACGCGAAGAACTCCAACTACAAGCTGTCCGGCCTCATCGGGAAGGCCCCCATCGCCAACGCGGGCCTGGGCACCTTCGGGCTCGGAGGCGGCGGCAAGGGCGGCGGCGCCACGCTGGGCGCGGAGCTGCTGCGCGGCAAGGGCGGCGGCGGCATCGGCGCGCTGGGCGCGGGCGGCGTGGGCAAGGGCAAGGTGGGCGGCACCGTCACCCGCGCCACGGCCCGCAGCATCGCCTCCACGCAGGGCACGGTGGACCGTGAGGCGGTGGCGCGCGTCATCAACAGCAACCTGCACGAGGTGCACGGCTGCTACGAGCGCGCGCTGCTCAAGGACCCGGGTCTTGCGGGCAAGGTGGTGCTGGAGTGGACCATCGGCGCGAACGGCCGCGTGGTGGCCGCCAAGACGAAGTCCTCCACGCTGCGCAATGCCTCCGTCGAGTCCTGCATCCTCTCCAAGCTGAAGTCGTGGACGTTCCCTTCCCCCAAGGGTGGCGTCGTCATCATCACCTATCCGTTCCTCTTCAACTCGGTCGGCTACTGA
- a CDS encoding outer membrane beta-barrel domain-containing protein, protein MRYALLILLLLTPGLVRAQAEALENPGAVSAIQERRFRMHHELLLGVGVLPANAYYKGLVGTVGYTYHFTDTFAWQVGRGTYSYNLQTSLRRQLERDFNTSPNAAAFQDQVQWMVGSDLIWSPLYGKMAFLNQSVLHIEAFLLGGGTVVKLDRDGGFRPAVNVGLGLRLFTGKTLSLRLDVTNNTVFTGATRVIQVPLIQLGTAFNFGATE, encoded by the coding sequence GTGCGATACGCCCTGCTCATCCTCTTGCTGCTGACGCCCGGACTCGTCCGCGCGCAGGCCGAGGCGCTGGAGAATCCCGGCGCAGTGTCCGCCATCCAGGAGCGGCGATTCCGGATGCACCACGAGCTGCTGCTCGGCGTCGGCGTGCTGCCGGCCAACGCCTATTACAAGGGCCTGGTGGGCACCGTCGGATACACGTACCACTTCACTGACACCTTCGCGTGGCAGGTCGGGCGCGGCACGTACAGCTACAACCTCCAGACGAGCCTGCGCCGCCAGCTCGAGCGCGACTTCAACACGTCCCCCAACGCCGCGGCCTTCCAGGACCAGGTGCAGTGGATGGTGGGCTCGGACCTCATCTGGAGCCCGCTCTACGGGAAGATGGCCTTCCTCAATCAGTCGGTGCTGCACATCGAGGCCTTCCTGCTGGGCGGCGGCACGGTGGTGAAGCTCGACCGCGACGGCGGCTTCCGGCCCGCCGTCAACGTGGGGCTCGGCCTGCGCCTCTTCACCGGCAAGACGCTGTCGCTGCGCCTGGACGTGACGAACAACACCGTCTTCACGGGCGCCACGCGCGTCATCCAGGTGCCCCTCATCCAGCTCGGAACCGCGTTCAACTTCGGCGCCACGGAATGA
- a CDS encoding tetratricopeptide repeat protein, with protein sequence MTGHLTGLIAAAMLAAAPGGAGRPGPGINPIVSKAKERDELIAKLKRDIFKVDRAIGETERLISKSRNAPYLPDLQFRLAELYVEKSRYVYYLQAESRPEGASGAIVSPETRLLKQKAVQMYYRLLREYPDFKDGDQVTFYLAHEQRELGQFDEMLKTLGDLTRKFPGSPLRLEAEQILGDHFFDKADLGEAEKHYQAILEAPPSPVHDLARYKMGWIRVNQAKHAEAVTFFEAAAASAPLPGVDVKKALNVKREALLDLVYSYTEAKPPKGALNYFEKLSDSRATYALALDKLGNRYFIKQQYEWAIPALRKLMEIQHDPELDLERGQKLYDAIKASKGKVLPDPEDLRILVRAAVQSKTDPELAEAERKKHLVELEEMARDLSTLLHVEAQKKNDKALYVSAAEAYQAYLGLFRPEQHVRTMMKNRADALFSANAYPEAARQFEELARYQAKAKDAKGEEEALNAALLAHFSTLKPEEAQTRNAFEVADARQAMKLLGADFVSRYPRSENALVVKFNIARAYYEDGEYPKAAELFTAFALSHPQHKEAPIAGNLALDSLRQLNDFKGLDETGKKLLGAPLPASFRADVQKILTQSRAEALDELALQSAQETGDVIQGLVKVADENKNSDIGEKALYGAFTAAREKRDMQAQRELGTKLVQDYPKSQYLSDVLLTLGRHAAEAAAFGEAAGWFEQVGQKLGGDFAAVDGWLAGARLRMALGEHKEAARDLEAAADIAGARKADILVMLAETRLKQKDYARAKTAAEAALKLDRHSAAAAAVLAEVQATTAPTAPADALIATLTTAVQGPNGGTEEAAKGLWYLGEILYRGYKDLPADQVEEKVAALQSMEGIYTQAASLGYAEWAVASLWKLALAYGHIADVVEGTAVPAGLSAAEAQQFRAAVKEQVTPLKARSDEAFKACLSRAESLEVFSAAVVGCRARTETAALPVPQPGTPTQPASLEELRKKAERTLNAEALEALGLAYLDARQYGMAQLTLGRVTELQDTRASAHSALGLALLHMGDAMGAREAYGRAMDSDPTFGKARLNLAALRCRFGDVDGARRELALLKDVASLGGNDVDGGWKACK encoded by the coding sequence ATGACCGGCCACCTGACGGGCCTGATTGCCGCCGCGATGCTCGCGGCCGCCCCGGGTGGCGCTGGACGTCCCGGCCCGGGCATCAACCCGATTGTCTCCAAGGCCAAGGAGCGCGACGAGCTCATCGCCAAGCTCAAGCGCGACATCTTCAAGGTGGACCGCGCCATCGGCGAGACGGAGCGCCTCATCTCCAAGAGCCGCAACGCGCCCTACCTGCCGGACCTCCAGTTCCGGCTGGCCGAGCTCTACGTGGAGAAGAGCCGCTACGTGTACTACCTCCAGGCCGAGTCGCGGCCGGAGGGGGCCAGCGGCGCCATCGTGTCCCCTGAGACGCGGCTGCTGAAGCAGAAGGCCGTGCAGATGTACTACCGGCTGCTGCGCGAGTATCCGGACTTCAAGGACGGCGACCAGGTGACGTTCTACCTGGCGCACGAGCAGCGCGAACTGGGCCAGTTCGACGAGATGCTCAAGACGCTCGGCGACCTGACGCGCAAGTTCCCTGGCAGCCCGCTGCGCCTGGAGGCGGAGCAGATTCTGGGCGACCACTTCTTCGACAAGGCCGACCTGGGCGAGGCGGAGAAGCACTACCAGGCCATCCTGGAGGCCCCGCCTTCGCCCGTGCACGACCTGGCCCGCTACAAGATGGGCTGGATTCGCGTGAATCAGGCCAAGCACGCGGAGGCCGTCACCTTCTTCGAGGCCGCGGCCGCCAGCGCGCCGCTGCCCGGCGTGGACGTGAAGAAGGCGCTCAACGTCAAGCGCGAGGCCCTGCTGGACCTCGTGTACAGCTACACCGAGGCCAAGCCCCCCAAGGGCGCGCTCAACTACTTCGAGAAGCTCAGCGACAGCCGCGCCACGTACGCGCTCGCGCTGGACAAGCTGGGCAACCGCTACTTCATCAAGCAGCAGTACGAGTGGGCCATCCCCGCGCTGCGCAAGCTGATGGAGATTCAGCACGACCCGGAGCTGGACCTGGAGCGCGGCCAGAAGCTCTACGACGCCATCAAGGCCTCCAAGGGCAAGGTGCTGCCGGACCCCGAGGACCTGCGAATCCTCGTGCGCGCCGCGGTGCAGAGCAAGACGGACCCCGAGCTGGCGGAGGCCGAGCGCAAGAAGCACCTGGTGGAGCTGGAGGAGATGGCGCGCGACCTCTCCACCCTGCTCCACGTGGAGGCGCAGAAGAAGAACGACAAGGCGCTCTACGTGAGCGCGGCGGAGGCCTATCAGGCGTACCTGGGCCTCTTCCGGCCCGAGCAGCACGTGCGCACGATGATGAAGAACCGCGCGGACGCGCTGTTCTCCGCCAACGCGTACCCCGAGGCCGCGCGCCAGTTCGAGGAGCTGGCCCGCTACCAGGCGAAGGCCAAGGACGCGAAGGGTGAGGAGGAGGCGCTCAACGCCGCGCTGCTGGCGCACTTCTCCACGCTCAAGCCGGAGGAGGCGCAGACGCGCAACGCCTTCGAGGTGGCGGACGCGCGCCAGGCCATGAAGCTGCTGGGCGCCGACTTCGTGTCGCGCTACCCCCGCAGTGAGAATGCCCTGGTGGTGAAGTTCAACATCGCCCGCGCCTACTACGAGGACGGCGAGTACCCGAAGGCCGCGGAGCTGTTCACCGCCTTCGCGCTGAGCCACCCGCAGCACAAGGAAGCCCCCATCGCGGGCAACCTGGCGCTGGACAGCCTCCGGCAGCTCAACGACTTCAAGGGCCTGGATGAGACGGGCAAGAAGCTGCTGGGCGCGCCGCTGCCGGCCAGCTTCCGCGCGGACGTGCAGAAGATTCTCACGCAGAGCCGCGCCGAGGCGCTGGACGAGCTGGCCCTGCAGAGCGCCCAGGAGACGGGCGACGTCATCCAGGGCCTGGTGAAGGTCGCCGACGAGAACAAGAACTCCGACATCGGCGAGAAGGCCCTCTACGGCGCGTTCACCGCGGCGCGCGAGAAGCGTGACATGCAGGCCCAGCGCGAGCTGGGCACGAAGCTGGTGCAGGACTACCCGAAGAGCCAGTACCTGTCGGACGTGCTGCTGACGCTGGGCCGGCACGCGGCGGAGGCCGCGGCGTTCGGCGAGGCGGCGGGCTGGTTCGAACAGGTGGGCCAGAAGCTGGGTGGCGACTTCGCCGCCGTGGACGGCTGGCTGGCCGGCGCGCGGCTGCGCATGGCGCTGGGCGAGCACAAGGAGGCGGCGCGTGACCTGGAGGCCGCCGCCGACATCGCTGGCGCGCGCAAGGCGGACATCCTGGTGATGCTGGCGGAGACCCGGCTGAAGCAGAAGGACTACGCCCGCGCGAAGACGGCGGCCGAGGCCGCGCTGAAGCTGGACCGCCACAGCGCCGCCGCGGCGGCGGTGCTGGCCGAGGTGCAGGCCACGACGGCGCCCACCGCGCCCGCCGACGCGCTCATCGCCACCCTCACCACCGCGGTGCAGGGCCCCAACGGCGGCACCGAGGAGGCGGCGAAGGGCCTGTGGTACCTGGGCGAAATCCTCTACCGCGGCTACAAGGACTTGCCGGCGGACCAGGTGGAGGAGAAGGTCGCCGCGCTCCAGAGCATGGAGGGCATCTACACGCAGGCCGCGTCGCTGGGCTACGCCGAGTGGGCGGTGGCCTCGCTGTGGAAGCTGGCGCTCGCATACGGCCACATCGCGGACGTGGTGGAGGGCACGGCCGTTCCCGCGGGCCTCTCCGCCGCGGAGGCGCAGCAGTTCCGGGCCGCGGTGAAGGAACAGGTGACGCCGCTGAAGGCGCGCTCCGACGAAGCGTTCAAGGCCTGCCTGTCCCGCGCCGAATCCCTGGAGGTCTTCAGCGCCGCGGTGGTGGGCTGCCGCGCTCGCACGGAGACGGCGGCGCTGCCGGTGCCGCAGCCGGGCACGCCCACGCAGCCGGCGTCGCTGGAGGAGCTGCGCAAGAAGGCCGAGCGCACGCTCAACGCGGAGGCGCTGGAGGCACTGGGTCTGGCCTACCTGGACGCGCGCCAGTACGGCATGGCGCAGCTCACGCTGGGCCGCGTCACGGAGCTGCAGGACACGCGGGCCTCGGCGCACTCCGCGCTGGGTCTGGCGCTGCTCCACATGGGTGACGCCATGGGCGCGCGCGAGGCCTATGGCCGCGCCATGGACTCCGACCCCACCTTCGGCAAGGCGCGCCTCAACCTGGCCGCGCTGCGCTGCCGCTTCGGTGACGTCGACGGCGCCCGCCGCGAGCTGGCCTTGCTCAAGGACGTGGCCTCGCTGGGCGGCAACGACGTGGATGGCGGGTGGAAGGCATGCAAGTGA